GAACTGGTCCGGGTCTGCCGGCCCGGTGGGACCATCGGGCTGGTCAACTGGACGCCTGAGGGCTTCGTCGGCCAGATGTTCGCCACCATGAAGCCGTACGCGCCACCGCCGCCGGCCGGTGCGCAGCCGCCTCCGCTGTGGGGCAGCGAGGAGCACGTCCGCGGGTTGTTCGGAGACCGGGTCACCGAGGTCGGCGTGCGCCGGCAGTCGGTCACGGTGGACCGGTTCGACTCACCGGACGCCTTCCGCGACTTCTTCAAGGCCAACTACGGGCCTACCGTCGCGGTGTACCGGGCCGTCGCGGGGGATGCCGAGCGGGTCGCGGCGCTGGATCACGATCTCAGTGAGCTGGCTCGCCGGCACATGCAGGGTGGGGAGAAATCGGTGATGGAGTGGGAGTATCTGCTCTTCACCGCGCGCAGGAACGGCTGACGCCGCGAGAACGGGGGCCGCGCCGGCACGAACGGCCGGCTTCGAGGACCCTGGAGGAAGACTTGTCGATCGCGGGATCGGCGGGCTCCGGCCCGCCGATCCTCTTTATCCGCTCAGCCAGGGTGATCTCCGGTCCAACGGGACTCCTGTCGAGCCGAATAAGCATTTTCGGGACGTCCGCAGAGGGCAATTATCGCCGGCTGTCGCATCGATACGATTTCGCCATTGTGAACTGATCTGATATCACGCCGCTTGATGTGTAATTGGGCTAGTGTCCCCGCAGTGAGCCCAAGGAAGGCGGTATGACCGGTCCGATTGTCAGGTTGCTGGCGGGAGTGTTCCTGTTCGGCCTGGGTCTCGCCGGCCCGGCGAACGCCGCCGTGGACGACGACCGGGAATCGAGAGACGCGCGCACGGTCTACTGCCTGCTTCCCGAGCACCGGCGCGACCTCGCCGAGGCGGTGGTCGTTCTCAGGCTGGTCACCCCAGGGCCTTCACCGGCCGCGACCCGGCGCGTGCCGTCGCCTTCGGCCTCCCCGCACGTCACCTCTCCTGCGGCCGTGCCGTCCTCGCCGTCTGCCGATGACGTGTGGGTCGAGGGGAAGTGGATTTCCCTGCTCGACTGGCGTACGGGTCATCAGGCCGCCTTCGACAAGGCGTGTGACGCCTTGATCGGCGCCGACCCGCAGCGTCTGCGTGACGACGCGTCGATCTGGCCGGGTCTCATCGGCGGCATGGTGCCGGTCGCGGTGGGTGCGCTGCTCACGCTCGTGGCGACGGCGTGGCATGTGCGGCGCGACCGGGCCGCCAAGGTGGCGATGGACCTGCGGACGGCGGCGGTCGCGTACCGCAGAGCGGGGGTCGAGTACATCAAGCAGTGGCGCGGCGATGGGAACACACCGGAGGATCGTGAGGTACAGGCCGCACAACACGCGCTCGAGGGACAGCTTTCCGTCATGGCGGGTCTTCGTCTGGCCGGCGCGAAACGGTGCCGGCTGTTGCTGACGGAAATGTACGAGCGGCAGGAGCCGCCGTGGGGGAGTTCCGGGCAATGGAAGAGGCAACGCAAAGCCGACCTGACCAAATTCTCCGCGCAGTGCTTCAAGGAACTCGAACATGAAGTGCACACGGTGATGGCCGCCGCCAGGGACGCGGAACGGTTGCTGCCTCGTCCGCGGGCCGGGTGGGGGGGTCTGCGGGCTCTGACCGGCGGTGTGCGTGACCGTGCCAGGAAGATGAAGGCGCTCGGAAGGAAAAA
The window above is part of the Sphaerisporangium rubeum genome. Proteins encoded here:
- a CDS encoding class I SAM-dependent methyltransferase — protein: MNAKIDASGADGALKAKHRAMWALGDYPAVAEEVIPDLGAILVEACGVGRGDRVLDVAAGSGNAAIPAALAGAGVVASDLTPELLEVGRGLAARRGAQVEWRRADAEALPFGDGEFDTVLSCVGVMFAPHHQAAADELVRVCRPGGTIGLVNWTPEGFVGQMFATMKPYAPPPPAGAQPPPLWGSEEHVRGLFGDRVTEVGVRRQSVTVDRFDSPDAFRDFFKANYGPTVAVYRAVAGDAERVAALDHDLSELARRHMQGGEKSVMEWEYLLFTARRNG